One window of the Zea mays cultivar B73 chromosome 3, Zm-B73-REFERENCE-NAM-5.0, whole genome shotgun sequence genome contains the following:
- the LOC103652392 gene encoding ubiquitin carboxyl-terminal hydrolase 3 isoform X2: MSSVSKFSFFLLRYTIVPLQDASYPSEQLLISGEKETQDQIYFIKQIESLGNACGTIALLHAVGNASSKVNLVENSCLDLFFKSTATMDDPHERAVCLEKDDTMARAHLLAANDGATEVLVYLHM; the protein is encoded by the exons ATGAGCTCAGTAAGCAAGTTCAGTTTTTTTTTACTGAGATACACTATTGTTCCACTGCAGGATGCAAGTTACCCTTCAGAACAACTCTTAATTTCTGGAGAAAAG GAAACACAGGACCAGATTTACTTTATAAAACAGATCGAATCATTGGGAAATGCTTGTGGAACTATTGCTCTACTCCATGCTGTTGGAAATGCATCTTCCAAAGTCAATTTAG TGGAGAATTCATGCTTGGACTTGTTCTTCAAATCAACTGCTACCATGGATGACCCTCATGAG CGTGCTGTGTGTCTGGAGAAGGATGATACAATGGCAAGGGCTCATTTACTTGCTGCCAATGATGGTGCCACTGAGGTACTGGTTTATTTGCATATGTGA
- the LOC103652392 gene encoding ubiquitin carboxyl-terminal hydrolase 3 isoform X1 has translation MSSVSKFSFFLLRYTIVPLQDASYPSEQLLISGEKVNNYVPCRCLPPPHETQDQIYFIKQIESLGNACGTIALLHAVGNASSKVNLVENSCLDLFFKSTATMDDPHERAVCLEKDDTMARAHLLAANDGATEVLVYLHM, from the exons ATGAGCTCAGTAAGCAAGTTCAGTTTTTTTTTACTGAGATACACTATTGTTCCACTGCAGGATGCAAGTTACCCTTCAGAACAACTCTTAATTTCTGGAGAAAAGGTGAACAATTACGTTCCTTGTAGATGCCTCCCCCCTCCTCAT GAAACACAGGACCAGATTTACTTTATAAAACAGATCGAATCATTGGGAAATGCTTGTGGAACTATTGCTCTACTCCATGCTGTTGGAAATGCATCTTCCAAAGTCAATTTAG TGGAGAATTCATGCTTGGACTTGTTCTTCAAATCAACTGCTACCATGGATGACCCTCATGAG CGTGCTGTGTGTCTGGAGAAGGATGATACAATGGCAAGGGCTCATTTACTTGCTGCCAATGATGGTGCCACTGAGGTACTGGTTTATTTGCATATGTGA